The following nucleotide sequence is from Pseudobdellovibrionaceae bacterium.
ATCACTCCGACAAGAGACGGGCGGACCTTTTTGACAAAGCTCTGCAGTTGCTGAGCCAGAGCCTCCTGATCAGCCTCAAGGCGAAGGTTATACGGAGGATTCAGCAGCATCAGTCCTTGCCCGGCCAGCTCATTTTCTGCCCACACATCCAGCCAATCACCCTGGCGAATATCGATATTCCACTTTTCCTTTTTAGCCAGAGCAGAAAAATTCTCCTTTAGGGCAGAAGTTGCCTTTTCGCTGGTATCGCCAGCCAGAAGCCTTGGCATCGTCTCTATGGGAGGCAATGCCTGAGTGGTCTCAACCGAGAGTCTTTTAGATGCGCAGGGAAAGTTTTGATAAGCAAAGTTCCTTCTCCTCCATGAGCTCCAAAAAATCATAGGTTCCATAACCAAGGTGCCAGAACCAGCCATAGGGTCCAAAATGATTTCAGGAACACCACCCAACTCCTGGTAGCACATCCAATACAGTGCCGCTCCCAAGGTTTCCCGCACGGGTGCCTCCACTGTGTTCGTCTTGTATCCACGACGATGCAGAAGATTGCCTGACGTGTCCAAGCTAATGGTGGCTTCATTATTGACAATGCGAACATAGATTCCCTGAGGCTCATCCAGATGGACCTTGCGAAAGGCCTGATGGCGTTCAAAATGAGCGAGTCCCTTTTGGACTTCCTCCTGAATGCGCTTCTTCATGTTCAAATAGCTGCGATGATAAGACGGATGGACCTCAACTTCTCCCTGGCGCAAGTAGTGGTGCCACTCCAAATGCCTGACCTTGGCCTCCAGTCGTTCGTAATTTCGACACTGAAAAGTAACGAGTCTTTGCAAGATTCGGGTGGGAATTCGTAGGTAGTGATTGAGAATCCACCCCTCCTGTTCCTTCAAAAAAAGCTCCACTCCACCCGTCACAATCCTCGGATAGATATCCTCCTCCTTTGACATCAAGTCAGGATAGATTTCCCGTAGATATCTGCTTTTTTGACTCCATTCATCGAGAGCCAACTGTTCCAGGCCGGGGGCTGTAACCAAAAAAAATGAATAGAGTTCCTGTGTCACACAATGTCCCTTGAATTTGAATGGGCGTCCGGATTTGTCAGACCGACTGATTTCCCTGGAAGGCAGTATAGGTGTCAAAAGGCGGGCTCACAATAGGGAATTCCTAGTAGGGTGATTTCTTCAATAGCCAGTCAACCTGAAAGCACGTGGTACCCAGAACTCAATTAAAGTGGCGCCAGCCCTGTTCGGCTGACAACACCCTCCACACCTATTGCAATAGGTCAATTGCCCCGCCCAAACCGGGACCAATAAATGATTTGGCCATCCCGGCTCGCGGCTCTATGATAAATGGCTGTGGATATCAGAGATTTCATTACCAAACCTCGCTGGTGCATTCTTCCCTGGACCCATGCATTTATTGATCCCCTGGGAAAGGTCAAGCCATGCTGTCGATTCCGCGGAAGAGAAGTCCCTGGGGATTGTAATCTGGAAGAGAACTCCCTCGATGATTTGTTTTCCGGACCCGTGTTCGAGACACTCCGCCAATCTATGGTCGTAGACGATTCTCCCACCGGTTGTCAGAGGTGCTGGGAAGAGGAGTCTGCGGGAAAGGGGATGAGCCTCAGGCAAAATCACAATCGACGCTGGGATGAACTTGTCTCAGCTGACTGGGTGGGACGGCCTGAGATTTCCTTTTTAGAGATTGGGCTCTCCAGCTTGTGCAATCTTAAGTGCCGAATGTGTGATTCAAGATATTCATCTAAATGGGTAAGTGACGAAGTCAAATTATTAGGAGAAACCATTAACCCGAACCCACCAAGAAAGTTCTCTGTTTCCTCCGTTGACGGATGCCTTTCGCGCCTTCGACATATCAAATTTACGGGAGGGGAACCGCTTCTGATTCCTGAGCACCAGCTCATACTCGAGAAGATTTTTGAGATGGAAAGAGCCTCTCAAGTCGCCATCAATTATTCTACGAATGTGACGACTCTACCAAAACAAGATCTCCAGAGCTTGTGGCGTAATTTCTCCCGTGTCGAGGTTGCTCTGAGCGTGGACGGAATTGGCGAGGTCAACGACTACGTTCGCAACCCCAGCAAATGGGAGCAGGTTGAGGCGGTGGCGGTTGGTTTTTTTGAGATTGCCGAAAACATGCCCAATCTTTTTCTCGGACTTAGACCATCTGTTTCAGTTTACAATCTATTGTCACAACCCGATCTCTTGAGGTGGTGGCTCAAGCTCTGCGATAAGTACCCTAGGGCCGGCGAGAGAGCTCGAAAGTGGGTTTCACTGACTCATGTTACCTATCCTGAGCAACTATCGCTACAGGTTCTGCCCCAAAAGACCAAGGAAAGATGGACGCAGATGATTGACGCCTCTCTCGATGGACTTCCCGAGAAGTGGTCAGAATCCTGCCGATCCTTATGTCGTTACATGCTTGCCCATGACCGCGAGGATCTCTTTTCCCAACTCGTTAGTTTTACGCATGACCTGGACGAAATCCGCCAGGAGTCTGTCGATACAGCCTGCCCTCAACTTGGGGCGGCGATCCGGGAATGGAATGGCCTCGGGAAATGACACTCCATACTTCCTACCTAGGCCCATCTCAAATTCACGATGTCCACTTGGAGATTACCAGCAAATGTAATGCCCTGTGCCCACAATGCTCCCGGGTTTACGGGGAAAAACTCAATCCAAAGATGCCTGTTGGAGAGCTTAGTCTGGAGGATATTCAAAAGTTCTTCTCTAAGGCTTTTTGCAGCCATCTCAAACACGTTTACCTC
It contains:
- a CDS encoding twitch domain-containing radical SAM protein, translated to MDIRDFITKPRWCILPWTHAFIDPLGKVKPCCRFRGREVPGDCNLEENSLDDLFSGPVFETLRQSMVVDDSPTGCQRCWEEESAGKGMSLRQNHNRRWDELVSADWVGRPEISFLEIGLSSLCNLKCRMCDSRYSSKWVSDEVKLLGETINPNPPRKFSVSSVDGCLSRLRHIKFTGGEPLLIPEHQLILEKIFEMERASQVAINYSTNVTTLPKQDLQSLWRNFSRVEVALSVDGIGEVNDYVRNPSKWEQVEAVAVGFFEIAENMPNLFLGLRPSVSVYNLLSQPDLLRWWLKLCDKYPRAGERARKWVSLTHVTYPEQLSLQVLPQKTKERWTQMIDASLDGLPEKWSESCRSLCRYMLAHDREDLFSQLVSFTHDLDEIRQESVDTACPQLGAAIREWNGLGK